The following coding sequences lie in one Nocardioides sambongensis genomic window:
- a CDS encoding EamA family transporter encodes MAPVSAVGAALLPVVISVLTGERPAPLVWVGIVAALPGIWLVAREPDVADPLTAAGPPADEGSARGVVDGLLAGVGFGLLFVALGQIPDGAGFWPLALAQVVAVVTVIALATGFGVAWRMTRPAEAWGIVAGLVASAAVLFFMLASQSDLLTVAAVLTSLYPAVTVLLAAVVLREHIYRPQLLGLAFCGVAVALVAIG; translated from the coding sequence GTGGCGCCGGTCTCGGCCGTCGGCGCCGCGCTGCTCCCGGTCGTGATCAGCGTGCTGACCGGGGAGCGTCCCGCGCCGCTGGTGTGGGTCGGGATCGTGGCCGCCCTCCCCGGTATCTGGCTGGTCGCGCGTGAGCCCGACGTCGCCGACCCACTGACGGCGGCGGGTCCACCGGCGGACGAGGGCTCGGCCCGCGGGGTCGTGGACGGGCTGCTGGCCGGTGTCGGCTTCGGCCTGCTGTTCGTGGCGCTCGGCCAGATCCCCGACGGCGCCGGCTTCTGGCCGCTGGCGCTCGCGCAGGTGGTGGCGGTGGTCACCGTGATCGCCCTCGCCACGGGGTTCGGGGTCGCCTGGCGGATGACCCGGCCGGCCGAGGCCTGGGGCATCGTCGCGGGACTGGTGGCCAGCGCCGCCGTGCTCTTCTTCATGCTGGCCAGCCAGAGCGACCTGCTGACGGTGGCCGCGGTGCTGACCTCGCTCTACCCGGCCGTCACCGTGCTGCTGGCGGCCGTGGTGCTCCGTGAGCACATCTATCGCCCGCAGCTCCTCGGCCTGGCGTTCTGCGGCGTGGCCGTGGCGCTGGTCGCGATCGGCTGA